A DNA window from Rhodococcus sp. Z13 contains the following coding sequences:
- the prmC gene encoding peptide chain release factor N(5)-glutamine methyltransferase, translating into MSRQPLRLAILEAASVLEEAGVASPRVDAELLAAHLLGVDRGRLGLVPLVDPATIDAYRAMVAQRAERIPLQYITGTSPMGEIDLAVGPGVFVPRPETELILAWALAFLERHGRPNPVVLDLCTGSGALALAIAHARPDAVVHAVELEAKALAWARRNAEARAAEGDTPIHLHQGDVTDRTLLTKLEGTVDVIVANPPYIPEGAELEPEVIEHDPHSALFGGPDGLSVIRPMVTNIARWLRIGGAVAVEHDDTNGMLVAELFEQRRVFGDVVQHPDLAGKLRFVTAHRVPTEVEANRRK; encoded by the coding sequence GTGAGCCGTCAACCTCTGCGCCTGGCCATTCTCGAAGCGGCATCCGTACTCGAAGAAGCGGGTGTGGCGAGCCCGCGAGTCGACGCCGAGCTGCTCGCCGCCCACCTCCTCGGAGTCGACCGGGGCAGGCTCGGCCTCGTCCCGCTCGTCGATCCCGCGACGATCGACGCCTACCGTGCGATGGTCGCGCAGCGTGCCGAGCGGATCCCGCTGCAGTACATCACCGGCACCTCGCCGATGGGGGAGATCGACCTCGCCGTCGGGCCCGGTGTGTTCGTGCCCCGCCCCGAGACCGAACTGATCCTGGCGTGGGCGCTGGCCTTCCTCGAGCGGCACGGCCGCCCCAACCCGGTGGTCCTGGACCTGTGCACGGGGTCCGGTGCGCTGGCCCTCGCGATCGCGCACGCCCGTCCCGACGCCGTCGTCCACGCCGTCGAACTCGAAGCGAAGGCACTCGCCTGGGCGCGCCGCAACGCCGAGGCCCGGGCCGCCGAGGGGGACACCCCGATCCACCTGCACCAGGGCGATGTGACCGACCGGACCCTGCTCACCAAGCTCGAGGGCACCGTCGACGTGATCGTCGCGAACCCGCCCTACATCCCCGAGGGCGCCGAACTCGAACCCGAGGTCATCGAGCACGACCCGCACTCGGCACTGTTCGGCGGACCCGACGGGCTCTCCGTCATCCGGCCGATGGTCACCAACATCGCACGCTGGCTGCGTATCGGGGGAGCGGTCGCCGTCGAGCACGACGACACCAACGGCATGCTCGTGGCGGAACTGTTCGAACAGCGCCGCGTGTTCGGCGACGTCGTGCAGCACCCCGACCTGGCCGGCAAGTTGCGTTTCGTCACCGCCCACCGCGTTCCCACCGAGGTGGAGGCGAACCGCCGCAAGTAG
- a CDS encoding L-threonylcarbamoyladenylate synthase — translation MSTVYDCNQQASRAAGLNAARGALKAGRLVVVPTDTVYGIAADAFDSSAVDALLKAKGRGRDMPVPVLVGSWTTIDGLVTSVRPEARELIRAFWPGGLSVVVHQAPSLAWDLGDTRGTVMLRMPLHPVILELLREVGPLAVSSANVSGQPPATNVTEARDQLGASVSVYLDGGPADHGVASTIVDLTGDRPRILREGAVSAEEIAEVLGDDPERLRSGVE, via the coding sequence GTGAGCACCGTGTACGACTGCAACCAGCAAGCTTCGCGCGCCGCCGGCCTGAACGCGGCGCGCGGCGCGCTCAAGGCCGGACGGCTCGTCGTCGTCCCCACCGACACGGTGTACGGCATCGCCGCCGATGCATTCGACTCGTCGGCCGTGGACGCGCTGCTGAAGGCGAAGGGCCGCGGCCGCGACATGCCGGTCCCGGTGCTCGTGGGCTCCTGGACCACCATCGACGGCCTCGTCACCTCCGTGCGCCCCGAGGCGCGGGAACTGATCCGCGCCTTCTGGCCGGGCGGCCTGAGCGTGGTGGTGCACCAGGCGCCGTCGCTGGCCTGGGACCTGGGGGACACCCGCGGCACGGTCATGCTGCGCATGCCGCTGCATCCGGTCATCCTCGAACTGCTCCGCGAGGTCGGGCCGCTCGCCGTGTCGAGCGCCAACGTCTCCGGGCAGCCACCCGCCACGAACGTCACCGAGGCCCGCGACCAGCTCGGCGCATCGGTGAGCGTCTACCTGGACGGCGGGCCTGCCGACCACGGTGTCGCCTCGACGATCGTCGACCTCACCGGTGACCGGCCGCGCATCCTCCGCGAAGGTGCCGTCTCGGCGGAGGAGATCGCAGAGGTCCTCGGCGACGACCCCGAACGCCTGCGTTCCGGCGTGGAGTAG
- a CDS encoding glycosyltransferase family 4 protein: protein MTAADTTAVLLAQSGRGAGVPIRELLLVLLTSAVVTFLATGVVRIVAVKFGAVAVPRDRDVHVKPTPRMGGVGMYIGLVAGILFAQQLPALTRGFEYTPDMGAALVAASVIVVVGIVDDRWGLDALTKFVGQVTAAGVLVVMGVSWIVVYDPFSASTLVLDQLQGGLITVGVAAVMINAMNFVDGLDGLAAGLGLIAALAICAFSVGLLLDQGGDVSAYPPALMAAALAGACLGFLPHNFQPAKIFMGDSGSMLIGLMLAAISTSASGLIPLSAYGSRDLLGLLSPLILVGAVMFIPILDLLLAIVRRTRAGVSPFSPDKMHLHHRLLQIGHSHRRVVLLLYLWVGILAFGAVGSSLLDRRAVVLILAGGLVFALVVTAVPSLRHQDDERESEEPRSRKRFRWVR, encoded by the coding sequence GTGACTGCAGCCGACACCACCGCCGTACTGCTGGCCCAATCCGGACGCGGCGCCGGTGTGCCGATCAGGGAACTGCTTCTCGTTCTGCTGACCTCCGCGGTCGTGACCTTCCTGGCGACGGGAGTGGTGCGGATCGTCGCGGTGAAGTTCGGTGCCGTCGCCGTGCCACGCGACCGCGACGTGCACGTGAAGCCGACACCCAGGATGGGTGGCGTCGGCATGTACATCGGCCTCGTCGCGGGCATCCTCTTCGCGCAACAACTACCCGCTCTGACCAGGGGATTCGAATACACACCCGACATGGGGGCCGCGCTCGTCGCGGCGTCGGTCATCGTGGTCGTGGGCATCGTCGACGACCGCTGGGGACTCGACGCGCTCACCAAGTTCGTCGGCCAGGTCACCGCGGCGGGCGTGCTCGTCGTCATGGGCGTGAGCTGGATCGTCGTGTACGACCCGTTCAGCGCCTCCACCCTCGTGCTCGACCAGCTGCAGGGCGGTCTGATCACCGTCGGTGTCGCCGCGGTGATGATCAACGCGATGAACTTCGTCGACGGTCTCGACGGTCTCGCCGCCGGTCTCGGCCTGATCGCCGCCCTCGCGATCTGCGCGTTCTCCGTCGGCCTGCTGCTCGACCAGGGTGGCGACGTCTCCGCCTATCCGCCGGCGCTCATGGCTGCCGCCCTCGCGGGAGCCTGCCTCGGTTTCCTGCCGCACAACTTCCAGCCGGCGAAGATCTTCATGGGCGACTCCGGCTCGATGCTCATCGGCCTGATGCTCGCCGCGATCTCGACCAGCGCCTCGGGGCTCATCCCGTTGAGCGCTTACGGTTCCCGCGACCTGCTGGGTCTGCTCTCGCCGCTGATCCTGGTCGGCGCCGTGATGTTCATCCCGATCCTCGACCTGCTGCTGGCGATCGTCCGCCGGACCCGCGCCGGCGTGAGCCCCTTCAGCCCCGACAAGATGCACCTGCACCACCGGTTGCTGCAGATCGGGCACTCGCACCGTCGCGTCGTGCTGCTGCTGTACCTGTGGGTCGGCATCCTCGCCTTCGGCGCCGTCGGATCGTCCCTGCTCGACCGCCGTGCCGTCGTGCTCATCCTCGCCGGTGGCCTGGTGTTCGCCCTCGTGGTGACGGCCGTGCCGTCGCTGCGCCATCAGGACGACGAGCGGGAGAGCGAGGAGCCGAGGTCGCGGAAGCGTTTCCGGTGGGTCCGTTAG
- the atpB gene encoding F0F1 ATP synthase subunit A — MDRLMIIRVAVALIVALFFFFALRSPKLIPRGVQNVAEIMIDFVRIQIAEDILGKEQGRRFLPVIATIFFLVAGLNLTSVIPFLNISSNARIGMPIVLAALAYIVFNYVGIKKYGFFRYVKSSIVIPNLPPALHILVIPIEFVSTFILRPFTLTIRLMANMLAGHIMLVLFFSATQFFFFDSDGFMKVFGIGSLIGGIAFTFFELLVIVLQAYIFALLTAVYIDLALHAEEH, encoded by the coding sequence CTGGACCGGCTGATGATCATCCGCGTCGCCGTCGCCCTGATCGTCGCGCTGTTCTTCTTCTTCGCGCTGCGGAGTCCGAAGCTCATCCCGCGAGGCGTGCAGAACGTCGCGGAGATCATGATCGACTTCGTTCGCATCCAGATCGCCGAGGACATCCTCGGTAAGGAACAGGGCCGCCGGTTCCTCCCGGTGATCGCCACCATCTTCTTCCTGGTGGCCGGTCTGAACCTGACGTCGGTCATTCCGTTCCTCAACATCTCCTCGAACGCACGTATCGGTATGCCGATCGTGCTCGCGGCCCTCGCCTACATCGTCTTCAACTACGTGGGCATCAAGAAGTACGGCTTCTTCCGCTACGTCAAGAGCAGCATCGTCATTCCGAACCTGCCGCCGGCTCTCCACATCCTGGTGATCCCGATCGAGTTCGTCTCGACCTTCATCCTGCGGCCGTTCACGCTGACCATCCGTCTCATGGCCAACATGCTGGCCGGTCACATCATGCTCGTGCTGTTCTTCAGCGCCACCCAGTTCTTCTTCTTCGATTCCGACGGCTTCATGAAGGTGTTCGGCATCGGATCTCTCATCGGCGGGATCGCGTTCACCTTCTTCGAGCTTCTGGTGATCGTCCTGCAGGCCTACATCTTCGCGCTGCTGACCGCGGTGTACATCGACCTGGCCCTGCACGCCGAAGAGCACTAG
- a CDS encoding ATP synthase F0 subunit C, with the protein MSVALQAADVLAQETTISGAGAIGYGLAAIGPGIGIGIVVGKAIEGMARQPEMAGQLRTTMFLGIAFTEALALIGIVAGFIF; encoded by the coding sequence ATGAGCGTTGCGCTTCAGGCAGCAGACGTCCTCGCCCAGGAGACCACGATCTCGGGCGCCGGCGCCATCGGCTACGGCCTCGCCGCCATCGGCCCCGGCATCGGCATCGGCATCGTCGTCGGTAAGGCGATCGAGGGCATGGCTCGTCAGCCCGAGATGGCCGGCCAGCTGCGCACCACGATGTTCCTCGGTATCGCATTCACCGAGGCCCTCGCGCTGATCGGCATCGTCGCCGGCTTCATCTTCTGA
- a CDS encoding F0F1 ATP synthase subunit B produces MADSILILASEAEDQNPLLPATYDIVWSLVALILVGFVFWKFVLPMFQKVLDERSELIEGGIKKAEEAQAEAAAALEQYRAQLAEARTEAAQIREEARAQGQQIIADMKAQAQEESDRIVAAGHSQLQAQRQQIVAELRSDLGRSAVDLAEKILGESLADDVKRAGSIDRFLDELDSLSADSASGK; encoded by the coding sequence ATGGCTGACAGCATCCTGATTCTCGCGTCGGAGGCGGAGGACCAGAATCCTCTCCTCCCCGCGACATACGACATCGTCTGGTCGCTGGTCGCCCTGATCCTCGTCGGATTCGTCTTCTGGAAGTTCGTGCTTCCGATGTTCCAGAAGGTGCTCGACGAGCGTTCGGAGCTGATCGAAGGCGGCATCAAGAAGGCAGAGGAAGCTCAGGCGGAGGCTGCGGCCGCGCTCGAGCAGTACCGGGCGCAGCTCGCCGAAGCCCGCACCGAGGCGGCGCAGATCCGCGAAGAGGCCCGTGCACAGGGCCAGCAGATCATCGCCGACATGAAGGCGCAGGCCCAGGAGGAGAGCGACCGGATCGTTGCTGCCGGCCACTCCCAGCTGCAGGCCCAGCGCCAGCAGATCGTGGCCGAGCTCCGTAGCGATCTCGGACGTAGCGCTGTCGACCTCGCCGAGAAGATCCTCGGTGAGTCGCTGGCGGACGACGTGAAGCGTGCCGGCTCGATCGATCGGTTCCTCGACGAACTCGACTCCCTCAGCGCTGACTCTGCATCCGGAAAGTGA
- a CDS encoding F0F1 ATP synthase subunit delta, with the protein MYAASREALVHTRSALQSALGSGAATAAAAQAGSELFSVVEALDSQRTLRTALADASAPAAVRETLAEQVFGGKVSPQTLATVKAAVSQDWSAQADLTDSLVQLGREALLKAAADQDQLDTVEDELFRLGRIVAGNPELEQALSDRGTAASAKRDLLTRLLYGKVTAVTEALAVHAVGRLKQAPAETFDELSALAATQRDRAVAHVRSAAPLNAQQEERLTATLSRVYGKPVTVHVEVDPELLSGLVVRVGDEVIDGSAAGRLAAVRKSLT; encoded by the coding sequence ATGTACGCAGCAAGCCGTGAGGCACTCGTCCATACGCGTTCCGCGTTGCAGTCCGCCCTGGGCTCGGGTGCCGCGACTGCCGCTGCGGCTCAGGCAGGCTCCGAACTGTTCTCGGTGGTCGAGGCGCTCGACTCTCAGCGCACCCTTCGGACCGCGCTGGCCGACGCCTCGGCCCCGGCCGCTGTTCGGGAGACCCTCGCCGAGCAGGTCTTCGGCGGCAAGGTTTCGCCTCAGACCCTCGCGACCGTGAAGGCAGCGGTGAGCCAGGACTGGTCGGCGCAGGCCGACCTGACCGACTCGCTCGTCCAGCTCGGACGCGAGGCGCTGCTGAAGGCGGCAGCGGACCAGGATCAGCTCGACACCGTCGAGGACGAACTGTTCCGTCTCGGCCGTATCGTGGCCGGAAACCCCGAGCTCGAGCAGGCGCTCTCGGATCGCGGCACCGCGGCTTCGGCCAAGCGTGATCTGCTGACCCGTCTGCTGTACGGCAAGGTGACCGCAGTCACCGAGGCGCTGGCGGTCCACGCGGTCGGTCGGTTGAAGCAGGCTCCGGCCGAGACGTTCGACGAACTGTCGGCGCTCGCCGCCACCCAGCGGGATCGTGCCGTCGCGCACGTCCGCAGTGCGGCGCCTCTGAATGCGCAGCAGGAGGAGCGGCTCACCGCGACCCTGTCGCGCGTCTACGGGAAGCCTGTGACGGTGCACGTCGAGGTCGATCCCGAGCTTCTCAGTGGATTGGTCGTCCGGGTGGGCGACGAGGTCATCGACGGTAGTGCCGCGGGTCGCCTCGCTGCAGTGCGCAAGAGCCTCACGTAG
- the atpA gene encoding F0F1 ATP synthase subunit alpha: MAELTISSDEIRSAIDNYTASYSPEASREEVGVVVDTSDGIAHISGLPSAMANELLEFPGGVLGVALNLEATEIGAVILGDFQTIQEGQEVKRTGDVLSVPVSDNFLGRVVNPLGQPIDGLGDIEADETRALELQAATVLQRQPVEEPLQTGIKAIDAMTPIGRGQRQLVIGDRKTGKTAVCIDAILNQKANWETGDPKQQVRCIYVAIGQKGSTIAGVKKALEDHGAMEYTTIVAAPASDSAGFKWLAPYTGSALGQHWMYQGKHVLIVFDDLTKQAEAYRAISLLLRRPPGREAYPGDVFYLHSRLLERSAKLSDELGGGSLTALPIIETKANDVSAYIPTNVISITDGQVFLESDLFNKGVRPAINVGISVSRVGGAAQTKGMKKVSGSLRLELAQFRELEGFAAFASDLDAASKAQLERGQRLVELLKQDQYSPIAVEDQIVSIFLAGEGVFDSVPVEDVRRFEAELLEDLHRNAAGVYEQIAGGKALSDESIEALHAATAKFKEGFIASDGSRVVNEAEAAPLDADEVAQEQVSVKRTTVRK, translated from the coding sequence ATGGCGGAGCTGACGATCTCCTCCGACGAGATCCGTAGCGCGATTGACAACTACACCGCGAGCTACTCCCCGGAGGCCTCCCGCGAGGAGGTCGGCGTGGTCGTCGACACCAGTGACGGCATTGCGCACATCAGCGGTCTGCCGTCGGCGATGGCCAACGAGCTGCTGGAGTTCCCGGGCGGCGTTCTCGGCGTGGCCCTCAACCTCGAGGCCACCGAGATCGGCGCCGTTATCCTGGGCGACTTCCAGACCATCCAGGAGGGCCAGGAGGTCAAGCGGACCGGCGACGTTCTGTCGGTGCCGGTGAGCGACAACTTCCTCGGCCGCGTCGTGAACCCCCTCGGCCAGCCGATCGACGGCCTCGGCGACATCGAAGCCGACGAGACCCGCGCCCTCGAGCTGCAGGCCGCCACCGTGCTGCAGCGCCAGCCGGTCGAGGAGCCCCTCCAGACGGGCATCAAGGCCATCGACGCGATGACCCCGATCGGCCGCGGTCAGCGCCAGCTCGTGATCGGCGACCGCAAGACGGGTAAGACCGCGGTCTGCATCGACGCGATCCTGAACCAGAAGGCCAACTGGGAGACCGGCGACCCGAAGCAGCAGGTCCGCTGCATCTACGTCGCGATCGGTCAGAAGGGCTCGACCATCGCGGGCGTCAAGAAGGCCCTCGAGGACCACGGCGCGATGGAGTACACCACCATCGTCGCGGCTCCGGCCTCCGACTCCGCCGGCTTCAAGTGGCTCGCCCCCTACACCGGCTCGGCCCTCGGCCAGCACTGGATGTACCAGGGCAAGCACGTCCTGATCGTGTTCGACGACCTGACCAAGCAGGCCGAGGCCTACCGCGCCATCTCGCTGCTGCTGCGTCGTCCGCCGGGCCGCGAGGCATACCCCGGCGACGTGTTCTACCTGCACTCGCGTCTGCTGGAGCGCTCCGCCAAGCTCTCCGACGAGCTCGGTGGCGGCTCGCTGACCGCTCTGCCGATCATCGAGACCAAGGCGAACGACGTGTCGGCCTACATCCCGACCAACGTCATCTCCATCACCGACGGCCAGGTCTTCCTCGAGTCCGACCTGTTCAACAAGGGCGTCCGCCCCGCCATCAACGTCGGTATCTCGGTCTCCCGAGTCGGTGGTGCCGCCCAGACCAAGGGCATGAAGAAGGTCTCCGGTTCGCTGCGTCTGGAGCTCGCGCAGTTCCGTGAGCTCGAGGGCTTCGCCGCCTTCGCGTCCGACCTCGACGCCGCCTCGAAGGCCCAGCTCGAGCGCGGCCAGCGTCTCGTCGAGCTGCTGAAGCAGGACCAGTACTCGCCGATTGCGGTCGAGGACCAGATCGTGTCGATCTTCCTCGCCGGTGAAGGTGTCTTCGACTCCGTTCCCGTCGAGGACGTGCGCCGCTTCGAGGCCGAGCTGCTCGAGGATCTGCACCGCAACGCCGCAGGCGTCTACGAGCAGATCGCCGGCGGCAAGGCGCTGTCCGACGAGTCGATCGAGGCTCTGCACGCTGCGACCGCCAAGTTCAAGGAGGGCTTCATCGCCTCCGACGGCAGCCGCGTCGTGAACGAGGCCGAGGCGGCTCCGCTCGACGCCGACGAGGTCGCGCAGGAGCAGGTCTCCGTCAAGCGCACCACCGTTCGCAAGTGA
- a CDS encoding F0F1 ATP synthase subunit gamma, with the protein MASLRELRSRIKSVNSTKKITKAQELIATSRITKAQARVAASKPYAEEITKVLSELASASASLDHPLLNERENPKRAAILVVTSDRGMAGGYNSNVLKEAEELRQLLVSEGKEPVLYVMGGKGLGYYTFRERKVAGAWTGFSQDPRYTDAAKASRHLVELFMAGSGAEVPAPNGEGTVEGVDELHIVYTRFVSMLTQTPEVRRMAPLEVNITEEEIDLGEDMLTDGHRATGNEGPQPVYNFEPEAGTLLEALLPKYISTRIYAALLEAAASESAARRTAMKAATDNATELVNTLSRQANQARQAQITQEISEIVGGAGALASSAGSD; encoded by the coding sequence ATGGCGAGTTTGCGCGAGCTGCGCTCACGGATCAAGTCGGTCAACTCGACCAAGAAGATCACCAAGGCGCAGGAACTGATCGCGACGTCGCGGATCACGAAGGCCCAGGCCCGAGTGGCAGCGTCCAAGCCGTACGCCGAGGAGATCACCAAGGTGCTCTCCGAGCTGGCGAGCGCGTCGGCCTCGTTGGATCACCCCCTGCTCAACGAGCGTGAGAACCCCAAGCGTGCCGCCATCCTGGTCGTGACCAGCGACCGCGGTATGGCCGGCGGGTACAACTCCAACGTCCTCAAGGAAGCCGAGGAGCTGCGACAGCTCCTCGTCAGCGAGGGCAAGGAGCCCGTGCTCTACGTGATGGGCGGCAAGGGCCTCGGCTACTACACCTTCCGTGAGCGGAAGGTGGCCGGTGCCTGGACGGGATTCTCCCAGGATCCCCGGTACACGGACGCCGCGAAGGCGAGCCGTCACCTGGTCGAGCTGTTCATGGCGGGTTCGGGCGCCGAGGTGCCCGCCCCCAACGGTGAAGGCACCGTGGAGGGCGTCGACGAGTTGCACATCGTCTACACCCGCTTCGTGTCGATGCTGACGCAGACCCCCGAGGTCCGCCGGATGGCTCCGCTCGAGGTGAACATCACCGAGGAGGAGATCGACCTCGGTGAGGACATGCTCACCGACGGGCACCGGGCCACGGGCAACGAGGGGCCGCAGCCGGTGTACAACTTCGAGCCGGAGGCCGGAACTCTGCTCGAGGCTCTCCTGCCGAAGTACATCAGCACCCGTATCTACGCGGCGCTGCTGGAAGCGGCGGCCTCCGAGTCGGCAGCGCGTCGTACCGCCATGAAGGCCGCGACGGACAATGCCACGGAACTGGTGAACACCCTCAGCCGTCAGGCGAACCAGGCCCGCCAGGCCCAGATCACCCAGGAAATCAGCGAGATCGTCGGCGGTGCCGGTGCGCTCGCCTCGAGTGCAGGAAGTGACTGA
- the atpD gene encoding F0F1 ATP synthase subunit beta: MTAAVTDNNAGAASALAGRVVRVIGAVVDVEFPRGAVPELFNALHAEVTLPSVAKTLTLEVAQHLGDNLVRTISMQPTDGLVRGAAVVDTGRPISVPVGDVVKGHVFNALGDCLDAPGTGRDGEQWGIHRKPPAFDQLEGKTEILETGIKVIDLLTPYVKGGKIGLFGGAGVGKTVLIQEMITRIAREFSGTSVFAGVGERTREGTDLKLEMEEMGVLQDTALVFGQMDEPPGTRMRVALSALTMAEYFRDVQGQDVLLFIDNIFRFTQAGSEVSTLLGRMPSAVGYQPTLADEMGELQERITSTRGKSITSLQAIYVPADDYTDPAPATTFAHLDATTELSRPISQMGIYPAVDPLTSTSRILEPGIVGADHFRVANEVKRILQKYKELQDIIAILGMDELSEEDKVTVARARRLQKFLGQNFIVAEKFTGQPGSVVPLRDTIEAFDRVCKGEFDHLPEQAFNSCGGLDDVEAAAKKIAGK; the protein is encoded by the coding sequence ATGACCGCAGCAGTAACCGACAACAACGCCGGTGCGGCGTCGGCCCTTGCCGGGCGCGTCGTCCGCGTCATCGGCGCCGTCGTCGACGTGGAGTTCCCGCGTGGCGCCGTGCCCGAGCTGTTCAACGCCCTGCACGCAGAGGTCACTCTGCCGTCCGTGGCGAAGACCCTGACCCTCGAGGTCGCGCAGCACCTTGGTGACAACCTGGTCCGCACGATCTCGATGCAGCCGACCGACGGCCTGGTCCGCGGCGCCGCTGTCGTCGACACCGGTCGCCCGATCTCGGTTCCCGTCGGTGACGTCGTCAAGGGCCACGTGTTCAACGCCCTCGGCGACTGCCTCGACGCTCCGGGCACCGGTCGCGACGGCGAGCAGTGGGGCATCCACCGCAAGCCGCCGGCCTTCGACCAGCTCGAGGGCAAGACCGAGATCCTCGAGACCGGCATCAAGGTCATCGACCTGCTGACCCCGTACGTCAAGGGCGGCAAGATCGGTCTGTTCGGTGGCGCCGGTGTCGGCAAGACCGTTCTGATCCAGGAGATGATCACCCGTATCGCGCGTGAGTTCTCCGGTACGTCGGTGTTCGCCGGCGTCGGTGAGCGCACCCGTGAGGGCACCGACCTGAAGCTGGAGATGGAGGAGATGGGCGTCCTCCAGGACACCGCCCTCGTCTTCGGCCAGATGGACGAGCCGCCGGGCACCCGTATGCGCGTCGCCCTGTCCGCTCTGACGATGGCGGAGTACTTCCGCGACGTCCAGGGCCAGGACGTGCTCCTGTTCATCGACAACATCTTCCGCTTCACGCAGGCCGGTTCCGAGGTCTCGACCCTTCTCGGTCGTATGCCTTCGGCCGTGGGTTACCAGCCCACCCTGGCGGACGAGATGGGTGAGCTCCAGGAGCGCATCACCTCGACGCGCGGTAAGTCGATCACCTCGCTGCAGGCGATCTACGTCCCCGCCGACGACTACACCGACCCGGCGCCGGCGACCACCTTCGCCCACCTCGATGCGACCACCGAGCTCTCGCGTCCGATCTCCCAGATGGGTATCTACCCCGCTGTGGACCCGCTGACGTCGACCTCGCGAATCCTCGAGCCGGGCATCGTCGGTGCGGATCACTTCCGCGTCGCGAACGAGGTCAAGCGGATCCTGCAGAAGTACAAGGAGCTGCAGGACATCATCGCCATCCTCGGTATGGACGAGCTCTCGGAAGAGGACAAGGTCACGGTCGCCCGTGCCCGTCGTCTCCAGAAGTTCCTCGGCCAGAACTTCATCGTCGCCGAGAAGTTCACGGGTCAGCCGGGCTCGGTCGTGCCGCTGCGCGACACCATCGAGGCCTTCGACCGCGTGTGCAAGGGCGAGTTCGACCACCTGCCCGAGCAGGCGTTCAACAGCTGCGGTGGACTCGACGACGTCGAGGCCGCAGCCAAGAAGATCGCCGGAAAGTAG
- a CDS encoding F0F1 ATP synthase subunit epsilon, producing the protein MAEMSVDIVAVEERVWSGTATLVTAQTTEGEIGIMPGHEPVLGQLVEGGVVSVKTTDGERIVMAVHGGFLSVTSSTVRVLAEAADRVEDIDVEAAKSTLAEGSADESEIAAARGRLRAVERA; encoded by the coding sequence GTGGCTGAGATGAGCGTGGACATCGTTGCCGTCGAGGAACGCGTGTGGTCCGGAACGGCGACTCTCGTCACCGCCCAGACCACCGAGGGCGAGATCGGCATCATGCCCGGTCACGAGCCCGTGCTCGGCCAGCTCGTCGAGGGCGGCGTCGTGTCCGTGAAGACCACCGACGGTGAGCGGATCGTCATGGCAGTCCATGGCGGTTTCCTCTCGGTGACCTCGTCGACCGTCAGGGTGCTCGCCGAGGCCGCCGACCGCGTGGAGGACATCGACGTCGAGGCAGCCAAGTCGACTCTCGCCGAGGGAAGCGCGGACGAGTCGGAGATCGCAGCGGCCCGTGGCCGCCTGCGGGCTGTCGAACGAGCCTGA
- a CDS encoding DUF2550 domain-containing protein, translating into MSPGFLILNILVILLAVAVAALLYRVFTLRGGGTAAILRVMPQNDGAGWRHGIVRYGDNTLAFYKLSSLRPGPDVRLSRQGIDVRSRRKPEGSEFDIMTEDIVILDVVDRDDSYEIAFDSGALMAFLSWVESRPSGRSQRRRPI; encoded by the coding sequence GTGTCACCTGGATTCCTGATTCTGAACATCCTCGTGATACTGCTCGCGGTTGCCGTCGCGGCTTTGTTGTATCGCGTCTTCACCCTGCGCGGCGGGGGTACCGCCGCGATCCTGCGAGTGATGCCACAGAACGACGGTGCCGGCTGGCGGCACGGGATCGTTCGATACGGCGACAACACGCTCGCGTTCTACAAGCTGTCGAGCCTTCGGCCCGGACCCGACGTGCGACTGTCCCGCCAGGGCATCGACGTGCGTTCGCGGCGCAAGCCGGAAGGCAGTGAATTCGACATCATGACCGAGGACATCGTGATCCTCGATGTCGTCGACCGCGACGACTCCTACGAGATCGCGTTCGACAGCGGCGCTTTGATGGCCTTCCTGTCCTGGGTCGAGTCCAGGCCGTCCGGCCGATCGCAGCGCCGCCGCCCCATCTAG